Proteins encoded by one window of Sphaerodactylus townsendi isolate TG3544 linkage group LG02, MPM_Stown_v2.3, whole genome shotgun sequence:
- the VWC2L gene encoding von Willebrand factor C domain-containing protein 2-like isoform X4 has translation MALHIHEACLFLLLIPCMVTPAAFNHEDYPADEGDQTSNTENNLIFDDYRGKGCVDDSGFVYKLGERFFPGHSNCPCVCTEDGPVCDQPECPKIHPKCTKVEHNGCCPECKEVKNFCEYQEKSYKILEEFKVIPSYRYRKCKMKP, from the coding sequence ATGGCTCTTCACATCCATGAAGCCTGCCTGTTTCTATTGCTGATTCCTTGCATGGTCACACCAGCGGCCTTCAACCATGAAGACTACCCTGCGGACGAAGGGGACCAGACATCAAACACCGAAAACAATCTGATCTTTGATGATTATCGAGGGAAAGGTTGTGTGGATGACAGTGGTTTTGTATACAAATTGGGAGAACGGTTTTTCCCCGGGCATTCCAACTGCCCGTGTGTCTGTACTGAGGATGGGCCTGTTTGTGACCAACCAGAATGCCCCAAAATACACCCAAAGTGTACTAAAGTAGAACACAATGGATGCTGTCCGGAATGCaaagaagtgaaaaatttttgtGAATATCAAGAGAAAAGTTACAAAATTTTGGAAGAATTTAAG